In one window of Mercurialis annua linkage group LG4, ddMerAnnu1.2, whole genome shotgun sequence DNA:
- the LOC126677549 gene encoding B2 protein has protein sequence MENNQQSFWQFSDQLRVHNSNLANLSLNDSIWSNSNNLSKRPDERRNFDVRVGGEAINNTNSFPKPKNSDLNGFSNDDWKLKSGNSVASPGFNINSNNNNINTWKTGSSDLNGFNSSWKMGSGPKSYDLGPISQVLGGVGSPKNVTLNGGFNKGIYPSKGNYNVNNNLNVNVKGYKNKGEDEVGVKPSNKKNGNKKFSGDNNDGKDTKSGGDKRFKTLPPTEALPRNETVGGYIFVCNNDTMQENLKRQLFGLPPRYRDSVRAITPGLPLFLYNYSTHQLHGVFEAASFGGTNIDPAAWEDKKCHGESRFPAQVRVVTRKICEPLEEDSFRPILHHYDGPKFRLELNIPEALSLLDIFEEQNA, from the exons ATGGAGAACAATCAGCAATCATTTTGGCAGTTCAGTGATCAGCTAAGGGTGCATAATTCAAATTTAGCAAATTTATCACTCAATGATTCAATATGGAGCAATAGTAATAATCTATCAAAAAGGCCAGACGAAAGAAGAAATTTTGATGTAAGAGTTGGTGGTGAAGCTATCAATAACACCAATTCTTTTCCCAAGCCAAAAAATTCTGATCTGAATGGATTCAGTAATGATGATTGGAAGTTAAAGTCAGGTAATTCTGTTGCTTCTCCTGGTTTTAATATTAACAGCAACAACAATAATATTAATACTTGGAAGACAGGATCTTCTGATCTGAATGGATTCAACAGTAGTTGGAAAATGGGATCTGGTCCGAAAAGTTATGATCTTGGTCCTATAAGTCAAGTTCTTGGTGGTGTTGGATCTCCAAAAAATGTTACCCTTAATGGTGGGTTTAATAAGGGGATTTATCCATCAAAGGGTAATTATAATGTTAACAATAATCTTAATGTTAATGTTAAGGGTTATAAGAACAAAGGTGAAGATGAAGTTGGAGTTAAACCTAGCAATAAGAAGAACGGTAATAAAAAGTTTAGTGGTGATAATAATGATGGTAAGGATACTAAGAGTGGTGGTGATAAGAGGTTTAAGACACTGCCACCAACTGAAGCTCTTCCGAGAAATGAAACTGTTGGTGGGTATATCTTTGTTTGTAATAATGATACCATGCAAGAGAATCTCAAGAGGCAGCTTTTTG GTTTGCCTCCTCGTTACAGAGATTCAGTGAGGGCTATTACTCCAGGGCTGCCTCTTTTCCTCTACAACTACTCAACTCATCAACTCCATGGAGTCTTTGAG GCTGCAAGCTTTGGAGGAACAAACATTGATCCTGCTGCCTGGGAAGATAAGAAATGCCATGGAGAATCTCGATTTCCTGCTCAG GTTAGAGTTGTTACAAGGAAAATTTGTGAACCCCTGGAAGAGGACTCTTTCAGGCCAATTCTTCACCACTATGATGGCCCTAAATTCAGACTTGAACTCAACATCCCTGAG GCTCTGTCTCTCCTGGACATATTTGAAGAGCAGAACGCTTGA
- the LOC126678707 gene encoding uncharacterized protein LOC126678707 — MATLGFKSFNHTQIPSISKPVIHLPLKTQLKFPKTQSKSLLYATNNDQIQEPINPDPHTNGSPENGGDGSGDEENDLKANRKNLLFNVKLGDLFLDPDPDNILAVGLTGILAWASAQVLWQLFIVSFVILTAALKYSFIAAFLVFILITLL; from the coding sequence ATGGCCACGCTAGGTTTCAAATCGTTCAACCACACACAAATCCCATCAATTTCAAAACCAGTAATTCATCTTCCTCTCAAAACCCAGCTCAAATTCCCCAAAACCCAATCAAAATCTCTTCTCTACGCAACAAACAACGACCAAATCCAAGAACCCATTAACCCGGACCCGCACACCAACGGGTCACCGGAGAATGGCGGAGACGGAAGCGGCGACGAAGAGAATGATTTGAAAGCAAATAGAAAGAATCTGTTGTTTAATGTGAAGCTGGGTGATTTGTTTCTGGACCCGGATCCTGATAACATATTGGCCGTTGGATTGACGGGTATACTGGCTTGGGCGAGTGCTCAAGTTCTGTGGCAGCTTTTTATTGTTTCATTTGTTATTCTCACTGCTGCTCTTAAGTATTCTTTTATTGCTGCTTTTCttgtttttattcttattactCTTCTTTAA